CAATCGCCATTGCGTTCTCCCTTGAGCCGCGCATGCTTCTTGGTATCTGGCCGTCGCGGCAGTCCGCCGAACTTGACGCAGGCAGTGGGATTGTCAACATGTCCCGGCCGGCACCGTGATCTGCGCTGGACGGCCTGCCGTGGCCGGGGCCGCCATGTCATAAAGGCGGCAACGAAAAAGCGGGAGGAAGCATGGAGGAGCGCGCGCAGCGCCGACCTTGCGGATCTCCTCGCGAGCGAGCCGGAAGGGTCCTGATGTCGGTCAACAACAAGCGCGTCGTCTACTCCAATTATCTGGCCAATCCGATCTATATCGACATCCTGAAGGCACGGCCCGACGTCCGGCTCGATCGCATCGAGAACGAAAGCCCCGAGGATTTCTATGCGCCGATCCTGAGCGCAGCCCATGTCTACCAGGTCGGCGCCGCCCGCGACGAACTCGCCCCGCATTTCCATGTCGATGCCGCTTTCCTGAAGCGCACGCCGAATTTGCTGCTCGTCTCCAGCAATGGCGCGGGGTTCGATCCTGTCGACGTCGAGGCCTGCACGGAGGCCGGCGTCGTGGTCGTCAACCAGTCCGGCGGCAACGCCCATTCGGTTGCCGAGCATGCGCTGGCGATGATGCTGACGCTGTCCAAGCGCATCATCCAGTCGGACCGCCGGCTGCGCCGCGAGCGCGACGTCAACCGCAACGAGCTCGTCGGCAACGAGGTCGAGCACAAGACCGTCGGCATCATCGGGCTCGGCAATGTCGGCCGCCGCATCGCCGCTTTGTGCAAGGGCCTGCTGGGCATGAAGGTGCTGGCCTATGATCCGTATCTTTCGGCCGAGGTCATGGCCGAGCGGGGCGGGGAGAAGGTCGAGCTCGACGAGCTTCTGCGCCGCTCCGATTTCGTCTCGATCTCCTGTCCGCTCAACAAGGGCAGCCGCAACATGATCAGCGTGCGCGAATTCGCGCTGATGCAGCCGCACGCCTATTTCATCACGACCGCGCGCGGCTTCATCCACGACGAGGACGCGCTGCTGCAGGCCTTGCGCGACAAGCGCATCGCGGGCGCCGGCCTCGACGTCTGGTCCAAGGAACCGCCGCCGCCGGAGCATCCGCTGCTCCAGTTCGACAACGTGCTGGCGAGCCCGCATACAGCGGGTGTGACGATCGAGGCGCGCCAGAACATGGGCCGCATCGCCGCCGAGCAGGTGCTGGAGACGCTCGACGGCAAGCGTCCGCCGCGCATCATCAATCCCGAGGTCTGGCCGCACTATGCAGAACGCTTCAAGCAGGCGTTCGGCGTGACGCCGGGGTAGGAGCTCGCGCCAAGCGTCCGGAATGGCCGCTGGAAAGCCGCGCCGATCTTGATGCGCGTCAAAAACTCCCTCCCGCATCCGGCCTAAATGGGATTAGAGTGCCGCCGGGGCAGCAGGGAGGTCCCATGTCTACTTATGTCGTCAGGTTCATGAAGGACGTGCTCGGCCAGTACGGCCGGCACATCGAGGTGTGCCAGGGCACGCTCGAGATCGACGCCTGCGATGAGGACGAGGCCAGAGAGCGGGCCAAGGCGAAGTTTTGCCAGGATCAGGCCTTGCATCACTGGTCGCTGCATGCCGATCGCATCCAGGTCAGACCGGCTGACTTTCCGTCCCAAGGCGTTATCGGCCGGGCGCCGTGACAGGCGGGGGCGCCGTCGTCCCCGCGCCGAGCGACCTTTGCACCATCACGGTATCGGACCAGCGGCCGTGGCGATAGGCGACGCCGCAGAGCAGCCCGGCGCGCGCGAAGCCGAACTTCTCGTGCAGCGCCAGCGAGGGCGCGTTGTCGGCATCGATATAGCCGATCATCTGGCGAAAGCCGGCCGCCGCGCAGGCATCGATCAGGTCCTGGAGCAAGAGCCGTCCGACGCCGCGGCCGAGATGCTCGTGATGAACATAGATCGAGTGTTTCGCCGTGTAGCGATAGGCCGGCCGCTTGCGGAATTGCACCGCATAGGCATAGCCCACGACCTCGCCGCGAAAGATCGCGACCAGATGCGGCAGGCGGGTCTGCTTCAGATTCTTGCGCCGGTCGCGCAGATCGTCCGGTTCGGGTGCGCCGGTTCCCTCGACCTCGCGCGGCACGCCATTGCGGACATGATGGCGGTAGATCGCCAGCATCGCTTCGACGTCGCCCTCGCGTGAGGGCCGGACCAGAACCCGTTCTTCGCTCGCTCGCGCGGCTGTTTCGTTCATCGGCACCTACTCGGCAACGACGTAAGTATAGAGCCCGATGCGGCCGTTCGCATCGATCTCCTTGTAGACGCCCTGGATTTCCACATCGAAGCCCGGAAACGTATTGAAGCAGGTTTCGAACATCTTGAGATAATCGATCATGGGCTTGGCTCGTTCCGTGAGCCGCTCGCCGGGCACGATCGTGGCGATGCCGGGCGGATAGACCACGAACGGCGTGGTGGCGATGCGGCCTGCGATCGCCTCGATCGGCAGATAGTCGACGTCGTTGCGGAACAGATAGCGCGCGGCATCGCGCGGCGACATCGCGATCTCAGGCATGTGCTCGGGCATGAACTGCCGGGCCTGAAGCGCGCTGACGTCCGCGGCACGGAAGAAGCGGTGCAT
This genomic stretch from Bradyrhizobium daqingense harbors:
- a CDS encoding GNAT family N-acetyltransferase: MNETAARASEERVLVRPSREGDVEAMLAIYRHHVRNGVPREVEGTGAPEPDDLRDRRKNLKQTRLPHLVAIFRGEVVGYAYAVQFRKRPAYRYTAKHSIYVHHEHLGRGVGRLLLQDLIDACAAAGFRQMIGYIDADNAPSLALHEKFGFARAGLLCGVAYRHGRWSDTVMVQRSLGAGTTAPPPVTAPGR
- a CDS encoding hydroxyacid dehydrogenase — protein: MSVNNKRVVYSNYLANPIYIDILKARPDVRLDRIENESPEDFYAPILSAAHVYQVGAARDELAPHFHVDAAFLKRTPNLLLVSSNGAGFDPVDVEACTEAGVVVVNQSGGNAHSVAEHALAMMLTLSKRIIQSDRRLRRERDVNRNELVGNEVEHKTVGIIGLGNVGRRIAALCKGLLGMKVLAYDPYLSAEVMAERGGEKVELDELLRRSDFVSISCPLNKGSRNMISVREFALMQPHAYFITTARGFIHDEDALLQALRDKRIAGAGLDVWSKEPPPPEHPLLQFDNVLASPHTAGVTIEARQNMGRIAAEQVLETLDGKRPPRIINPEVWPHYAERFKQAFGVTPG